One segment of Plasmodium vivax chromosome 14, whole genome shotgun sequence DNA contains the following:
- a CDS encoding hydrolase, putative (encoded by transcript PVX_123945A) has product MADQNPDLKVEEALKGADIKLLLIDFDGTLFVDKDIKVPSENIDAIKEAIEKGYMVSICTGRSKVGILSAFGEENLKKMNFYGMPGVYINGTIVYDQIGYTLLDETIETDVYAELISYLVEKNLVNQTIFHRGESNYVTEDNKYADFLQKMYSENRSIIIRHNEMLKYRTMNKLMIVLDPSESKTVIGNLKQKFKNKLTIFTTYNGHAEVTKLGHDKYTGINYLLKHYNISNDQVLVVGDAENDIAMLSNFKYSFAVANATDSAKSHAKCVLPVSHREGAVAYLLKKVFDLKK; this is encoded by the coding sequence ATGGCCGACCAGAACCCCGACCTGAAGGTGGAGGAAGCCCTGAAGGGGGCAGACATCAAGCTGCTGCTGATTGACTTCGACGGCACGCTCTTCGTGGACAAGGACATCAAGGTGCCGAGCGAAAACATCGATGCGATCAAGGAGGCAATCGAAAAGGGGTACATGGTTAGCATCTGCACGGGCAGATCAAAAGTAGGAATATTAAGTGCCTTcggggaagaaaatttaaaaaaaatgaacttctACGGCATGCCTGGAGTCTACATCAACGGAACGATTGTGTATGACCAGATTGGCTACACCCTGTTGGACGAGACGATAGAGACTGATGTGTATGCAGAGCTAATTAGCTACctagtggaaaaaaatttggttAACCAAACCATTTTCCACCGAGGAGAGTCCAATTATGTTACAGAGGATAACAAATATGCAGATTTCTTGCAGAAAATGTACAGCGAAAATAGGAGCATCATAATAAGGCACAATGAAATGCTCAAGTATAGAACGATGAACAAGCTAATGATTGTGTTGGATCCCTCTGAATCGAAGACTGTAATAGGGAACCTCAAACAgaagtttaaaaataagcTAACCATTTTTACCACTTATAATGGGCATGCGGAAGTTACGAAGTTAGGGCATGATAAATACACGGGGATAAATTACCTCTTGAAACATTACAATATTTCAAATGACCAAGTGTTGGTCGTGGGGGACGCGGAGAATGACATCGCGATGCTCTCTAACTTCAAGTACTCCTTTGCCGTTGCCAATGCCACTGACTCGGCCAAATCCCACGCCAAGTGCGTGCTCCCCGTTTCGCACCGGGAGGGCGCCGTGGCCTATTTGCTCAAGAAGGTGTTCGATTTGAAGAAGTGA
- a CDS encoding hypothetical protein, conserved (encoded by transcript PVX_123950A) → MHPQGERPPGGEAAPSPDKEECKEKHTSGELAAQDSNEPTRRVARKAKRGATISAYSPAQISEPVYQWEVSSNDRVFYDKMNDLIIHQNVAAKALLVTDVKKVKENYQAVYVKFDAEMCEQISFAPNTTFFLYHSTNPNSIQIADILNSHNIYLSVCVNRLSECRILATFWLPGRPQVEEAATEDAAVTAASAASIASTASTTASAASPAASSSSADFAVVTNLGVEIFHLSFDSLTITPLKKHLMKSEQCWYDESSSYIALLSSTHKTHVIFPYLLNNSNAIKLQKIELNIPKTEPINKNDIEVVTLYGETYCIHKDYKNGRISFRCLSSSLSFDYVFDLFCNGVVETFCVDNIFGVFNYSNEKVYLFDIKYQRRKKSSLINTLSEHIRSSHTVNVAYLTSPKSFRTQLALSHISFHPFNVLMDNQYGNVYRVRLDYDLLMLQICQHFANLNTSVDVLLRRPNCKKRITEMFFLSLENDIQMEDFLTIVNTINVSYRKLIEQSAKKRSPPSLRRANQKIIQPLDDIMKNLGSKTLITERDIVTDVFHAFMIKKYGLDKKETLFNFSLNFRQMERAKRESRRGRGPAGRGDRADRYMLKYRIRRGEPDSTEQTVAPAASTEQTAAPAASTEQSGAHTTSDQSGTLTTSDQSGTLTTSEQSATPPAAEYRLTLSYAELQSVPTFLLYVLEYMKSLLLLNIIPNRILQTFLFDICIFYEQDNCLRQLLQFYVIADSIEVTKRLFHYWKLTQHTWAYQLCLDMSLRLREYEMVLHLFLSAKRYLKIVDFIRAHNLHDYPIAVIFQAIENDFDSPDKYIIFSHVLRSLSRWICDSDRDPAKHPLPNLQNCEKWVTLVEE, encoded by the exons ATGCATCCCCAGGGGGAGAGGCCCCCGGGGGGCGAAGCCGCTCCTTCCCCGGACAAGGAGGAGTGTAAGGAGAAGCACACGAGTGGTGAGCTCGCTGCGCAGGACTCGAATGAACCCACTAGGAGGGTTGCCAGGAAGGCCAAGCGGGGCGCGACCATTTCGGCGTACTCCCCGGCGCAAATATCGGAGCCGGTGTACCAGTGGGAG gtgTCCAGCAACGACCGCGTCTTCTACGACAAGATGAACGACCTGATCATCCACCAGAACGTGGCGGCGAAGGCGCTGCTCGTGACGGAcgtaaaaaaggtgaaggagAACTACCAAGCGGTGTACGTGAAATTCGACGCAGAAATGTGCGAGCAGATATCCTTCGCCCCAAACACCACCTTCTTCCTCTACCACTCGACCAACCCCAACAGCATCCAAATCGCAGACATTCTGAACAGCcacaatatttatttgagTGTGTGCGTGAATAGGCTCAGCGAGTGTAGAATCCTGGCCACCTTTTGGCTCCCTGGCCGCCCCCAGGTGGAAGAAGCAGCCACGGAAGACGCAGCCGTAACCGCcgcttccgccgcttccatcgcttccaccgcttccaccacCGCTTCCGCGGCTTCCCCCGCCGCGAGTAGCTCCTCGGCCGACTTCGCCGTGGTGACCAACCTGGGGGTGGAGATTTTCCACCTGTCCTTCGACAGCTTGACGATCACCCCGTTGAAGAAGCACCTGATGAAGAGCGAGCAGTGCTGGTACGACGAAAGCAGCTCCTACATCGCCCTCCTCTCCAGCACACACAAAACGCACGTCATCTTCCCCTACCTACTGAACAACAGCAACGCGATCAAGTTGCAGAAAATTGAACTCAACATCCCCAAGACGGAGCCAATTAATAAAAACGATATTGAGGTGGTCACTCTGTATGGTGAAACGTATTGCATCCATAAGGATTATAAAAACGGAAGGATCTCCTTCCGGTGCTTGTCCTCCTCTTTATCCTTCGACTACGTATTCGATCTGTTCTGCAATGGTGTCGTTGAGACCTTTTGCGTGGACAATATCTTTGGCGTCTTCAACTACTCCAATGAAAAGGTGTACCTATTTGACATAAAGTAccagaggaggaaaaagagcaGCTTGATTAACACTCTTTCGGAGCATATCCGTAGCAGCCACACCGTTAATGTGGCCTACTTAACCTCTCCGAAGAGCTTCAGAACGCAGCTGGCGCTTAGCCACATTTCTTTCCACCCCTTCAACGTCCTGATGGATAACCAGTACGGGAATGTCTACAGGGTCCGCCTGGACTACGACCTCCTCATGCTCCAGATTTGCCAGCACTTCGCCAACTTG aaCACCTCCGTGGACGTGCTGCTGCGCAGACCCAACTGCAAAAAGAGAATCACGGAAATGTTCTTCCTGTCGCTGGAAAACGACATTCAAATGGAGGACTTCCTGACCATCGTAAACACCATCAACGTGAGCTACCGCAAGCTGATCGAGCAGTCCGCCAAGAAGAGGAGCCCCCCCTCGCTGAGGAGAGCcaaccaaaaaattatacagcCCCTAGATGATATTATGAAAAACCTGGGGAGCAAAACCCTCATCACCGAGAGGGACATCGTGACGGATGTGTTCCACGCCTTCATGATTAAGAAGTATGGCCTCGACAAGAAGGAGACTCTCTTCAACTTCTCCCTCAACTTTCGCCAAATGGAGAGGGCCAAGCGCGAgagcaggagggggaggggccccGCCGGGCGGGGCGACCGCGCCGATAGGTATATGCTCAAGTACAGAATAAGGCGGGGCGAGCCCGATTCAACAGAGCAAACTGTCGCTCCTGCCGCTTCAACAGAGCAAACTGCCGCCCCTGCCGCTTCAACAGAGCAAAGCGGCGCTCACACCACTTCAGACCAGAGCGGTACCCTCACCACTTCAGACCAAAGCGGTACCCTCACCACTTCAGAGCAGAGCGCCACCCCCCCCGCCGCCGAATACCGACTGACGCTGAGCTACGCCGAGCTGCAGAGCGTGCCCACCTTCCTCCTCTACGTGCTGGAGTACATGAAgtccctcctcctgctgAACATCATCCCCAACAGAATCCTCCAGACCTTCCTCTTCGacatatgcattttttacgaGCAGGACAACTGCCTGCGCCAGCTGCTTCAGTTTTACGTTATAGCCGACTCGATCGAAGTGACCAAGCGGCTGTTCCACTACTGGAAGTTGACACAGCACACCTGGGCGTATCAGCTCTGTCTGGACATGTCCCTGCGACTGCGCGAATACGAAATGGTCCTTCACCTCTTCCTTTCCGCAAAGagatatttaaaaatcgTAGACTTCATAAGGGCGCACAACCTCCATGATTACCCCATTGCAGTCATTTTTCAGGCCATCGAAAATGACTTTGATTCCCCCGACAAGTACATCATATTTAGCCACGTCCTCCGCTCGCTCTCCCGCTGGATTTG cgacTCCGACCGGGACCCCGCGAAGCACCCCCTTCCGAACCTGCAG AACTGCGAAAAGTGGGTGACCTTAGTTGAGGAGTAG
- a CDS encoding hypothetical protein, conserved (encoded by transcript PVX_123955A), which yields MLQRCMPSSTPSPLHLVCRRRGAVYRIRANPLHQQKRQQSSCSNNRHRKITVIPFRQKDQPLHYKNIPFCVEELDLKSKKDLLEIHKTVRNLKERKNLPSDFIENLFLCTRKFVRSLLPHEFVRIYKTMVVVGKKDRELNLLMHQQMKRIHANFDVASISKLFQLFTFSRAKPVHLIKVLAETFLRRLQGEVVHPGDSTQSARSAKAAAPTAAPVQPWHVRELVAIFCFFRIDSKKHTQSIFHLCTPWVAKNVRRLTPKDVTIILYSSVHLGRQDPILLSAVVKHVAFKGDSFQFFQLAIILNCFAKLGEKNNKLCRVVCEQVKRRMRPAPPPEVATPAVLPDEVVEMGPTGVEGGCVASALGGRVASPAANLSSGCAIDHESDSTVVLRHNGGKASTGGPPQPKDVSVLLNALVKLEHYDNATFNCLIPFIVNHARKFSPQSLSNLVHAYSQMQIKNTLMLAKISEECIIKMKKFKNREMSNLASSLVRLNVRDKVLFTYMIDEFLYRATIGVKYKSYQFDVLSLQQLAYSFSKVGLSDEKVYVVLHRLLLRRISQLRKGASRGGSSAALAAGNTGELLGQPLWQRSDGGGAQFDFLCLTTLVKSYAATQMKPKHLSHFVSYIIREKKKKKELLSNQSLCCLVYGLAKLKLPDRKIHQLLLKEGTERVDTMKPFQAVLLLYSFSKLRVYSRMFVKRAVQLCSRHIHQLTLADLSLACYSLSNLLYRDAIFLYKASNVILLNHLELERTNVCQLFNSLTKLCFYYKPVYQLVLQRMVLCMHDLGEKELANLALSFAYYFHAARLSRCEGLSEEKPSGEKQKESLSEESPSEESPSERRLALSQPELLFRNELNIFFNLIFLLNEKHRQQMSLISIQQLQVVDLHLRAFFPKYCHFPAFLKTFFLKVRSVKRSVDDYLILSSKTHRNVSRFLSLVGVSHRSEVQFGPYQLDIVVDFLQGGSKLGAGFPSGGGPRVDHSKVEEHFKMDDHPNVDAMYQTKTLEGKNPLAEGTHPERPQAYPVLQKRVKKNILVEVDGVSHFYKESHSRTINSIIKKFILQKCGWHIIHIPYQEWNQCVDFRRKVLYALQVLRQILRINREDISVGDFLHLRGSHPPVQGHTCRAAAHRRAAHAHATNNEEQVTSVEAERLTTSTLDEVKRGANRMDTDTPHFYTVSEEELFRNQTKNRSRHQKGLMEKMHQGNQLSYHFNVAHQGGSADGEEVASGTDELSPRVRP from the coding sequence ATGCTGCAGAGGTGCATGCCATCCTCCACCCCTTCGCCCTTGCACTTGGTGTGCAGGCGGAGGGGCGCAGTTTACCGAATCAGAGCCAACCCGCTCCACCAGCAGAAGAGACAACAGAGCTCATGCAGCAACAACAGGCACAGAAAAATAACAGTCATTCCATTTAGGCAAAAGGATCAACCACTGCATTATAAAAACATCCCCTTCTGTGTGGAGGAGCTGGACCTTAAGAGCAAAAAGGACCTCTTGGAAATACACAAGACGGTGCGAAATCtaaaggagaggaagaatcTGCCCTCGGATTTCATTgaaaacttatttttatgcacGAGGAAGTTTGTGCGCTCCCTACTACCTCACGAGTTTGTGCGAATCTACAAAACGATGGTAGTCGTGGGGAAGAAGGACAGGGAGTTGAACCTGCTGATGCACCAGCAGATGAAGAGGATACACGCCAACTTTGACGTGGCCAGCATCAGTAAGCTCTTTCAGCTCTTCACCTTCTCCAGGGCGAAGCCGGTGCATTTGATAAAGGTGCTGGCCGAGACGTTCCTGCGGCGCCTGCAGGGGGAGGTGGTCCACCCAGGGGACTCCACCCAATCGGCTAGGTCAGCCAAGGCAGCCGCTCCGACCGCCGCTCCCGTGCAGCCCTGGCACGTGCGCGAGCTGGTGGCcatcttctgcttcttccgaATCGACTCGAAGAAACACACCCAGTCCATCTTCCACCTCTGCACCCCGTGGGTAGCGAAGAACGTGCGCAGACTCACCCCCAAGGATGTCACGATCATTTTGTATAGCAGCGTGCACCTGGGGAGGCAGGACCCCATTCTGTTGAGCGCTGTAGTGAAGCATGTAGCCTTTAAGGGGGACTCCTTTCAGTTTTTCCAGCTAGCCATTATCCTTAACTGTTTCGCCAAACTGGGAGAGAAGAACAACAAGCTGTGTAGAGTTGTCTGCGAGCAGGTTAAAAGGAGGATGCGCCCGGCGCCCCCTCCAGAGGTGGCCACCCCAGCTGTTCTCCCCGACGAGGTGGTCGAAATGGGTCCCACTGGTGTAGAAGGGGGTTGTGTGGCGAGTGCACTGGGGGGTCGCGTCGCttcccccgccgctaacctGTCAAGTGGGTGTGCAATCGACCATGAGAGCGACTCCACAGTTGTACTGCGGCACAACGGGGGAAAGGCCTCTACGGGGGGGCCCCCCCAACCGAAAGACGTGTCCGTGCTGCTGAACGCCCTGGTAAAGCTGGAGCACTACGACAATGCAACGTTCAACTGCCTCATCCCCTTCATCGTTAACCACGCGCGGAAGTTCTCCCCCCAGTCGCTCAGCAACTTGGTTCACGCGTACTCTCAGATGCAAATAAAGAACACGTTGATGCTGGCAAAGATTTCAGAAGagtgtattataaaaatgaagaaatttaaaaatagagaaatgagcaatttggctagctcacTTGTCAGACTGAATGTAAGAGACAAGGTCCTGTTCACCTACATGATTGATGAGTTTCTCTACAGAGCCACCATCGGGGTGAAATATAAAAGCTACCAGTTTGACGTGCTTTCTCTGCAGCAGCTGGCCTACTCCTTTAGCAAGGTGGGTCTGAGCGATGAGAAGGTCTACGTGGTTCTGCACCGGTTGCTGCTTAGAAGGATCAGCCAGCTTCGTAAGGGTGCCAGTCGGGGGGGCTCATCGGCTGCGCTGGCGGCGGGAAACACAGGTGAGCTGCTTGGGCAACCGCTTTGGCAGCGCTCTGATGGGGGTGGGGCCCAGTTCGACTTCCTCTGCCTGACCACGCTCGTAAAATCCTACGCCGCCACACAAATGAAGCCCAAGCACTTGTCCCACTTCGTGAGTTACATCAtaagggagaagaagaaaaaaaaagagttactATCAAATCAGTCCCTGTGCTGTCTGGTGTACGGGCTAGCGAAACTGAAACTGCCAGACCGGAAGATCCATCAGCTACTCCTCAAGGAAGGCACCGAGCGGGTAGACACGATGAAGCCATTCCAGGCGGTACTCCTCCTCTATTCGTTTAGCAAGCTGAGAGTCTACTCCCGCATGTTTGTGAAGAGGGCAGTGCAGCTGTGCAGTCGGCACATACACCAGTTGACCTTGGCCGATTTGTCGTTGGCATGTTACTCCTTATCAAATTTGCTCTACCGAGATGcaattttcttatataaagCGTCGAACGTGATTCTGCTTAACCACTTGGAACTGGAGAGGACCAACGTGTGCCAGCTGTTTAACTCCCTCACCAAGCTGTGCTTCTACTACAAGCCCGTTTACCAGCTGGTGCTCCAACGGATGGTCCTCTGCATGCACGACTtgggggagaaggagctgGCCAACCTCGCGCTCTCCTTCGCGTACTACTTCCACGCGGCGCGGCTCAGCCGGTGCGAGGGGCTATCGGAAGAGAAACCgtcgggggagaagcaaaaagagAGCCTATCGGAAGAGAGCCCATCGGAGGAGAGCCCATCGGAGCGGCGGCTCGCGCTGAGCCAGCCGGAGCTCCTCTTCAGAAACGAGCTGAACATTTTCTTCAACCTCATCTTTTTGCTAAACGAAAAGCACCGCCAGCAAATGTCCCTCATAAGCATCCAGCAGCTGCAGGTAGTCGACCTCCACCTCAGAGCCTTCTTTCCCAAGTACTGCCACTTCCCAGCGTTtctaaaaacattttttcttaagGTGAGGAGTGTGAAGCGAAGCGTCGATGACTACCTAATTCTGTCATCCAAAACGCACCGAAACGTTTCGCGCTTCCTCAGCCTCGTCGGCGTTTCCCACAGGAGCGAAGTTCAGTTCGGCCCCTACCAACTCGACATCGTGGTGGACTTCCTGCAGGGTGGAAGCAAACTGGGGGCGGGGTTCCCCAGTGGGGGAGGTCCCCGCGTGGATCACTCCAAAGTGGAGGAGCACTTCAAAATGGATGACCACCCCAATGTAGACGCAATGTACCAAACGAAAACGttggaggggaagaaccccctCGCAGAAGGCACCCATCCAGAAAGACCACAAGCATACCCCGTGCTGCAAaaaagagtgaaaaaaaacatcctcGTCGAAGTGGATGGGGTATCCCACTTCTACAAGGAGAGTCACAGTAGGACCATCAACtcgattataaaaaaattcattttgcaaaaatgtgggtGGCACATAATACACATCCCCTATCAGGAATGGAACCAGTGCGTAGATTTTAGGCGGAAGGTTCTGTACGCCCTTCAGGTGCTGCGACAGATTTTGCGCATCAACAGGGAGGACATCTCCGTGGGGGATTTTCTCCACCTCCGGGGCAGCCACCCCCCTGTGCAGGGACACACATGCAGGGCAGCGGCGCACAGGAGAGCAGCACATGCACACGCGACTAACAATGAGGAACAAGTCACATCTGTAGAAGCGGAAAGACTCACCACTTCTACCCTTGACGAGGTGAAGCGTGGGGCCAACCGAATGGACACCGACACCCCCCACTTCTACACCGTCAGCGAAGAGGAGCTGTTCCGCAATCAGACGAAGAACCGAAGCAGACATCAAAAGGGATTAATGGAGAAGATGCACCAGGGCAATCAACTCAGCTACCACTTCAACGTGGCCCATCAGGGGGGTAGCGCCGATGGGGAGGAAGTTGCGAGTGGAACAGATGAGCTGTCACCCCGCGTGAGACCTTAA